GAAAGAAATCAGAGAGGGTGTTGAAGCTGCTTGAGAAAGGGCCAGTTCTTACAGAAGAGCGGGACCAGGCTCGAAGAATTACTCGTGGAATTCAGGGATTTGGTAGCTTCAATCTAAGTTGGTCATCCACCAATAAGAATGGCATCGAACAGGCTTCGAATTGTTATGGGAGAAGTAATTCGCACTACGAAGGTTACAGCCAGCAGGAAGACATAGTCCCTGATAGCCAAAAGGAGAATTTAAGTCCGGATGATCGGCTTGATTTGCAGATGAACAAGAAAACTGAATCAGGAGAGAGACTGATGAAGGAGAATTCAGTGGACAAGAGTTTGCCAAAAAAGGGCCTTCCTCCGAGGGAATCAAGACCACTTTTGACTTGTCAAGAAGGGATGAAAAATGAATTCCAGAGAGAAGACCACCCATTTAACAAACTTGAATATCAAAGCATGGAGTCAAGGCTTCTTTTAAGTCGGAATTCAGTCTGATCTTCCTGAAGAAATTTGGGGCACGAGGCTACAGAGTGAAAACTAGCAGCATCTGAGGTTGTTTGACCAGATCTCTCGCAACAGCCTATTGttcttttgttttctatagTGATTCTATCCAACTCCTCAGCTAGAGCTATGATATGAGGCCATGATATGTCACCACCTATCGAGAGTTTGATGCAGGATTGCCATCTTGAGCTTTGCAAGTAGACGTCGTGTCTGCAAAATTACTACTATAGCTTAGCATTATATGTGGTGATCATGTCCCTGAAGTTTGTGTAGCCCTTGGGTTTGTTATCTGTAGAAAGGAGTGAACAATGTATTGATACGAAAATATGTGAATGATGATAACATGCTTTGTGCTTGCCAGTGCATTGGTTAGAAAGCTAGTTGGCTTAGAAAGCTAGTACTTGGGATGATGAACATAGTTTTCTTATGATCATTTGTTAGCCTACTGAAATAGAGCTTTTAAGTATCAGATCATCAAAATATACGAACGGAAAAATAGTAAAGACTAAAAGCAATGCTAGTTGGGAAATTGAAGAGCCAAGCAGCAGAGTAACGATAGAATGTCATTTTATCATATGTTGTGAAGAAAGCTAAGTTGAGGCACTATATCCATAGAATCGAagtgtttaaaaaaataaagtcaCATGGCATACATAAGTgctgcatgattcattaatttaaGCAAAACCTGGTTCTCGGTACTTAAAGATCAGAATAAAAAGGCATAGATAACTACAGTGATAATGCTCTGCTTAAAAAACTAAGCATAAATAATGCAATTTAAATTCTGCAGGCTTATGCTTAAGGAAATAATCGTGTTCGACAGGCCACgtcttttgcttgcatattaATCTGACCTTGCAAGCATGTCGGGGAAGATAAGTCAGCTTACAGGTAGCTAATATTAAAGTTAATCATAAATATCTTAACCCCATACTCATGCAGCCATAGGCAGGACAAAGTAAGAATATTGTCACCATGAAGATATCTGCAACCACAAAAAAACTCACCAAGGTAGGTCATATAGTATAAAGCTGATCAGAGGGTGAAATCCAGAAATGTATGGTATGATATCTGATAAGTAGTGCTGGGATGATAAGAGCACAAGCTATGAAGAGCAAAGATATTCTTTATTTCCCTGCAAATTAAACAAGGGAAGTCACCAgattaaaattcagaaaatcaagatAGAAGAATGTGGGGACCTTCAGGGAAGGCCTAAGATGCTGATGAAGGAAAACTCACAAGTGAACACAGTGAGGATAGAAGGGTTTATCAATATCCACTGAACTAAGATGACCGTGTGAGGTGATGCCAATTGTCTGCAAGAATATAGGAAGAGGAATGCTGCATGGACCGACTGAATTATTTAGACCATACTATAAACTAATAAACACTACCTTGAAAGAAGACTATCATAAAAAAATGCAACAAATGATTATGTTGATTCATGTTGTATATTATAACATGAATTATTTAGCTCCCCTACCCCCCGGGCCCCTCTGCAATCCGGCTCTAGAGAATTATAAGACACTTCCATTTTTTCAAGAGTAAATGGTAGGTCTCTCCTAAGGTATGTTCTTATGGGACACAATCATAGATCAAGTGGTCTTGGTGGGCTTCAACTCAAAAGTCATCCGacaacttatatatatattgagctCTTTCTCGGCATTTCTTGGCAAACAGCCTTTATTTTTCCTTCCTGCATGCCTTCAAGTAGCATTCTAACATTCTTTGATAGAATGAAGgaagaataaaaatattaaaaaagcattcttttctttgtttttttgacAAAACCAGTGGGATATTTTTTAGCAGCAGGAGGCTTGTCAACAAGCCTGTTGTCTATACTCCTAGTCCAATTTCACAACTTGATATATATAGGGTGGTTTAGGGGGGTAAATTAGTGGGCAAACTGGAGGAATTCATAAAGATATCAATTACCCATGTCAAGGATATATTCAGATAACACGATGTTAATATTCACATCATGAGCATTTCGGACTTTGTGGAATTCTGTATCTTTTCGTTCATAATTCTACTTTTAAACTTCAAAACTAATTTGAGGTTTGTAAAGGGGATAATACCATCCCGTGTGTGAAGAAACCATGTCCGTTTTCCTAAGTTGTTATGCAGATTAATTACAAACTCTATCTTGTCCATCGCTGACAATTTATAAAATCCTTAGCCATTCATCAACAAGGAACAGAATATCACTCAAATTTTGCAAGCACCCAACATCTTCTCTTCTTTAAAGACAACCATCATCCCTAGCTTTAACGTAGCAAATAAACCCTTTCAAAATCTTAAAATtctaaatatattgcatcaaaatCATTAATCTTGCTACAGTAATTAACCAAATTGCAGATGGCACTAGACCTTAGAATCCTAATTAACGATATAAATCAGAAAAGGATACTTGAGTATAAAGATTCAAAATTTGAGGTTAAGTACCATAGTccgaaacatatatatttaaccgGCTCACATTAGCGCCAATTTGTCCACGATACAAAGTGACCTTAGAACCCTAGTTAACGATATAAATCAGAAAAGGATACTCGAGTATaaagattcaaaatttgatttCAAGTACCATAGTCcgaaacatatatatttgacTGGTTCATAGTAGCGCCAATTTGTCCACGACACGAATGATCAAATAATAGTTACAAAAATTCGTGAAGCATCAAAATTCTAGTATTTCAAGAAAATCAAATCCtacttattataaaaaaaaactaagaaaaatgGTATTTTCGAGTTTGAACGGTTCACGTTAGCGCCAATTTGTCCACGATACGAGTGACGAAATAACACTTCaaaaaaaatccatgaagcatcaaATTCCTAACATTTCAAAAAAACCAAATCCAACTCaccataaaaataagaaaaaaatttaaaaaactaatttttaaaatatatatatatagccgaTTCATATTAGCACCAATTTGTCTACGACACGAGTaaccaaataatatatatataaaaaaaaaaaaagctgtggAGCATCGAAATTCCAGCATTTCAAGGAAATCAAACTCTACTCACCATAAGGTAGAGAAAAAAATCCCGCCTCGATTTGCTTGCCTAAGAGAGATtacaccaaaaaaaatttatgggtCTGTTCTGTCAGACAACCTCGGGACCACCCCATCCCCTGCGAACAAGAGACAGGCACGATCCTCGATAGTACCGATCTCCGAAAGATCGCCACCGTTAATCACGCTCGAATCCCGAGGTTACCGTCATCCACCAGACTGTGTTGCCCGTCTCCTTTGCAATCAAGGACACGATCGTACGAACCTATAGAACAGATCCTGTTCAAGTAAGGTCGTGGCATAAAGCGTCGAAAATcgctaattaaattaaatgttaTTTATTCTTCTAGACGATGTGGGACTAATCTCCTGTGACACCGTTCCGGTCAGTGTACCGGTGCTGCCGATGGAAAGGCTGGCAAACGTTTGCGTCGTGTGATGCATAGCGGTGAGTTTACCGGACAGGAGCAACTGCACAGGAATCAATCAATTTGTTCGATAAAAGTCAACATTAGCCAAAAAAATCATGTTTGTAGAATAATAGCATCCACAGGgcgaataaatataaaaaaagaacaTGAATAATAGGATTTTAGATCCGACCGCACCTACTGAGTTGAGGGGTTAATGTTTATATTCGGAAATATTACTGCTAGAAGATTGGCTATTTGTACCATAAAAACGTATGTAAATATGCAGCGACGCTTCGTATGATCGGTCCTTTTATCACTAATTTGAACCATTTTTCTCCACTTGGTAGATCTAACATCTCCCACTTCCCTCTTACCGTGCAATATTAtataagttcttttatgatgctTTGTGACGTTCAAAAGCCACCTTCCTTAGCCTTTACATTGGAGATGTGATGTGCTGTAGCTTGCTTGGAAGGCTGTAATGGGTTTTATCTCCTTGTTATAAATTttctcttgaattttttttcttgcttctaTAAAACTCCTGGCAATCATGGAACCATCTTGGAAATGCATATTTCTTCTACAAAACCATTCATCAAGCGATCCCTTCGTCCTCTCTATTATTCATTTGCATCATGTGAATAAGCTTATGGGACTATGGATATCCATACTACATGCATTTTCCTTCATCATGTTAAGCACATTTATAATTGTTGCTGTACTTGTCCAAGTATGagtgatattttttttggtagtcaTATTGTTAGGCTATATATTGATATACATATTTGATGCAGGACagtagagaaaagagagagagagagagaggaagcagaggagagaaagaagagaagagaaggggaggacaGGCTTCTCACCTAGCTCTAGTCATGGCTTCATACCAGAGTTTCAGAAAAAAAGAAGCTAATTCATTCAATCATTCATCAAATCCTAAACACGAacatggacccatatatatagggtcacaaaataacaaaaagacctctacaaaaaaaaaacaatcccataaaaatcctaaaatgataatatgcaaataaacccaatcgACATAagataaaataacataaaatcaatccaaaataaaatcaaactggCTGGACTGGCTGGACCTTGTAACGACCATCGATCCGAGTGGTGGCTGATCTGGCACTAGTGTCCGCACCAATATTGCTGTAGTTGTATCATAAGATACAATGATTCTCTCTTCTTATATTTTTACATATGGTTGAATCACATGCATCACATGTTGTAAGTGCTATATTGAACaaatccaaataaacaatgagaAAATAGAGAATGTTGTAAACATTCCAAATCCATCATTAACTGGGTGGTTCCAATATTAAGTAATGGCTTCCTTCATTAGGGTCAAGAAAAAATTTTACTTGTTCTTGAGACTCATAAATTTTGAAACATGTTATAAAATTTTTGAGTCAGATTGGCTTGCAATaaagactctctctctctctctctctcttaatgaTTTTGTTCTAGGATGCCTAGACCCATGGCCTATAACAAGGACCAGCATGATATAAAGGAACATTTGGTATTGCTAAAATGATACAAACATTGTTTATTTACTCACTTATTTTCTTGTTCTGACTTGGCATTGACTTATCGTTGACTCATAAATTTGACCAATCCCCATGAATCACACGCACTCTCTAGTGTTATGTAGCATGAAAAACATACGGGTAGCAGGATAGCAACCCTTAGCATCTCTCTTTAGCCATGATTTTATTGACGTAAGTTTGTGAATCTAGCATTTTGGTTATCATGACTCCAGCTTTATGTCCGGTCCACCTTTTGACAAGTTTAAGCTAGGTGTCCAGAGATGCGCTACCCATAAAATGTAATTGCTCCAAGGTGCTCTATGATGTCTTTGGCCTGGACTATCAAGAGTTACACTTTTTGAGGATCACATCGATCAAGTGGTTCCAACCCATGATTTTTTGCATTTAAGCAAGAGACTGGTACTACTGAGCTATTTGCTCAATTTGCATTAAGAGTCATAATTCTACGTTAACCTGTCCAAACAATTGTCGTACATTAGTTGCAGTTTCATAGCTTAGCTTGGATCATTGATAGGCGGCTCAAGCAATAAAACTCTTGATGTTAGTTCCGTACAGCAGAAAGTTTTAGAGGCATCTACTTAGTTGAGAGATCTAGATTACTTTTTCCTTATAATATAGCTTTTTTCTAATAATTCATTAAGATCAAGCTCACCCCTACGGTGTCTCACGGTTGTTCTCTTCTTTGAATGAATATTATATCACTTAAGGCTAATTTggtcattttttaattttttttctgacATAGCATTTAGTCTCATTTAAGTTCATGGTTTGGCTAACATTTTGTTAAGTCATAGATTAAGTGTTGGATAGAAACAAATCTCAAAAGGATAAGTATAGATTTTTCAAACTATTGAATGTAGGTATAATTTATCCTAATTTAAGggctttttgtaatttactcattACACAAGAGAAATTTTGACTTTTTATATGAGGTAAACAGATTCACTAATGCCGTTAATTTAACCG
The Phoenix dactylifera cultivar Barhee BC4 chromosome 3, palm_55x_up_171113_PBpolish2nd_filt_p, whole genome shotgun sequence DNA segment above includes these coding regions:
- the LOC103716500 gene encoding epsin-2-like; its protein translation is MSIAMGTPFFHELRKQASYFFKEKIRTARLALTDVTPAELLTEEATNGNPWAPDARTMGFISRAAFEIDDYWRIVEILHKRLAKFDRKHWREPYKALILLEHLLTHGPESTAEEFQSDKEVIQEMENFQFIDERGFNWGLTVRKKSERVLKLLEKGPVLTEERDQARRITRGIQGFGSFNLSWSSTNKNGIEQASNCYGRSNSHYEGYSQQEDIVPDSQKENLSPDDRLDLQMNKKTESGERLMKENSVDKSLPKKGLPPRESRPLLTCQEGMKNEFQREDHPFNKLEYQSMESRLLLSRNSV